Part of the Nicotiana sylvestris chromosome 5, ASM39365v2, whole genome shotgun sequence genome is shown below.
TTCTCCCCATCCATCAGTTGATGTTGGGGATAATGGCACAGGCTGATCTGTCATATCGTTGCTAGAATTTACATGAATTGGTGTTATACCCGAACTATCTGCAAATGTTTATTATTTGGAGAAAACGAATATCAAGTTGGAGATGAGTTCATCCTCGTAGGCATATGATTAATATTTGAACAAAGCAACACTTAATCATTCATTATCAACCAACTCCCGAAGCAAAATGCAAAATAAATGAATTTGTAAGATGCGTACTTGAGCTAGCATCGGGGGCTGCAGAAGTAAGAGGCACAGTTGAACTAGCTGGAGCATTTGGACTCTGCTCAGAGGATTTACCGCCTTTAAGAGTCAACGAGCTCATAGCCCAACTGCAATATGAGATTCAGGCCATATTATTGAAAACTTACAGGAATTTGAAAAACTGAAGAATGAAAAGGGTAAACGATATAGCTCCCCAATGTATGCATACTTCAACAATTCTTCACAATATTCTTTAGTATTAGTTCAAAGATGGCAATATTTTAATGCTTTTTAACACCCTCTAAATTTTCACATCATGACAAGTTAACGGAAATTCTGAGATAACAAATTCAGATAAAGCTTAGCGAACGAATGGAACTGACGATAAAAATGATTATGTTGCAGCTGCTTGCCGAAATGCAACATATAGCAATTATTTTACAATAGCAGCAAAATGACCACATAAAAATTGCTCAAATCTTTATATACCCTAGCAAACTCGCATTTCCAGGCATTGAAGAAGTTCCCATGCTTGCGGTGCTGGTATCTCCAGTGCTAGTCTAGAGAGGACAAAACACAAATGAGAGCAGAACATGCacagggggagagaaaaagagcACAACTAAGAGCACACGTCATACTTATTCATACTTATAAGTTATAGGTATGACATGACATGCCGAATACCACAAAATTTTAAGGAAACGTTTGGTATGTAAATACATTTTATCTGTCTCAACAATCtttcttatatatacatatatataaaagaGGGTGAGCACCCAGTTGTGAACTATGAACAGAAAAAGTACATGCTCCCTCCGGCCTATGTTCCATTTTATATGATGCTTTCTTTTTTGGTCTGTTCTGAAAAGATTGACACATTTCCACAATTGGGTACTCTTTAATTTTTTATGTTTCCATTTTACCCTTAAAGGCATGCTCTTATATGAATGACGTGGCATGCTGAAAGCCAGAAAATTGTATGAGAACTTTTGGAATGTTAATATATTTACGTGACAAAAGTATATCCTTCATTCTTAATGGCTCCAATATCAGTCCATCACTACATTTTATACAAAATACAGCGAAGGGCGTAAATGTTCATTTCTAATCCGACATAAAAATATGCGTGTTGAGTATTCCGAAATACGAAAAAATTCATGAGAAGCTACTTAATTATAAAGTTAATAAGCCGGGAAGGGCACCCAAGAAGTGGCAGAACTCTACTTCCTGCTCATCAGTTTATGGTCATTAACAAGAAAGAAAGACACAGCTTCTTTTAACAGGACTAGAGTATAGTCATGCCACATATCATCCAAGTTTTATAATGTCAAAGTGGAAAAGaagcttcttcttttttccttctcttttcagttATGCCAAATAATCCCCAAGTTTTATGAAAAGGTGAAAACAATTTTTCTCAAGCTGCAACACAACATCACAAAAATCAAGCTTTTCAACTCAAGGCTAAATCTGGAACATCTAATGTGCAAGtgaatattttttaaaagaatacaTTAATACCTTCTCATGGTGCTGCTTGACTAATTGCAAAAACTGATCAACTGCTTGGAATGCGTTTGATTGAACATCACTGTTCATTGAAAAGAAACAAGTGATGAAAGAGCATATATGCGCAGAGATAATCAGAACAACTTTTCCAACCAAGCATAACAACTAATCCGCTACAAACAACAAAGCGACTCAAACACAAAAGCACAGAAACTAAGAACAAAACCCAGCCAAACAAACAAAATGCATTATCTTGGATTCCATTTTGGAAGGGGAAAGATTCCAAACAAACAGTACAAATGGCAGATATGTGGATTACCACGGTCTTCTATCTGTAAATTGAGTTTGACATTCGCACTATGACGAGCAATAGGCTCCACAAAATAATGAAACCTAAAGTTTCTAACAACTACAAACATTCTTActttttgaaagatttaaagatTTAGAAATGCAAATAAATTATCCAGACAGCGAAGGAACTCATAATATTTGAAACCATTAACATGCAATGCTTGATAGCTGAATCTGTCAGCCTAGCATCCATCGAACTAACAACCATGAGGATTCCGGCACTCATAGCTGTCCGATAGCCTAAACTGAGGCCTACTATtaccaatcaaaaaaaaataaggCCTACTACTAACACGAAAGTTCAATTCATCTAAATCACAGAGGACCAACGGCATGGAGTCCAAGTGCATTGACGCTAATCTATTTGCTAATGCAAGCTCCTTAACTGTGATTGTATCAGTAACAGCAAAGCTTAAAAACTTCTTAATTTTTATAAGAGCTAAAGTAATCCCAGAAAGTGGCACTTTCTGAATATTGGAAAGAAACGAGTTCAAACGCAGCAAAATGGATAGTGACGATTCATATAGCTGACCCCAACTAGTGATTGAGGCATAGTTGTAAAGTAATCCCGGAAAGAAATGTTCTCAAAACTAGCATAAACTGATTCCATGTGAAATCAGATATCCTACGTCCTTGTCAAGGACAAGTCAGTGTTATCAAAGGTGAAAAGCGCAAAAAAGCTCTAAGGTCCgttggggctttaagcgcaaagcTCAACTAAAGCGTGGGCTTTAACGAAAAAAGGCGCAACTGGAGAaaagtaaaaattatatatatgtagTCCAAGACCAATAACTATAAGCATGAATAACACATATACAAacagaaaaattgaaaaagaattacgataaaatgaaatatcaattgtCCAGTGTTGCCTTTTCAAGATGCACTCATTGGCAAGAAAAAGTATGCCTTAAGAGCCTTGATGCGACACTGAAGCGCCCTCAAAGCAAGGCGAAGCGttcaacatgttttgagcctcgcttcaAGGCTTAAGcgtgctttaagcgcgcctttgacAACACTGGATTTGATAAGTATCTTTGTAGCCCTAGAGCATTTTAGTCAATGGGTGAAGTAGTTCAAGATCTTTGTAAATTCATCTAAGGGTCTTTATATACCAATGTGAGATTTGATATTATATAACAGTTTCCTGCAAGTATAACTCGACCTAGTTTCAAGTATGGACTTTAATGGGGACTTGAGGGTGTAAAAGCATGAATAACAAAAGTTGACTATGATACTATATGAAAGAACCTGAGCATCTAATGGAAGAGCTTAAAGCGCAATATGTGGAGTAACCAAGACTTTTATGAACCCATTTGGATGTCCTTATAAATCTAGTGTGGAACATAAccacacagcagtaaatgcaacTTTAAGAAAAGAATACCTGTCGGGATCAATGGTAAGTACAACTATATTGGGTAAAATGCGGGTTGCAATCTCAGTCACATCATAGTAAGAGCTGGTAGCACACAAAGCCATGACACCTGCCACAATATTAAAATTTACATCCATCATTACTGAGAGAGGAACAAGGATTAAAAAGGGAAGAGAAAGCAGAGACAACCAAAGGAATCTGGAAAAGATCAATAAAGAATCTCTGGAAAAAATTAAACTCAAAAATATTATCATTAGCTTGTCAAAGAAAAAGGTTGAATGCAAAGCATATATGGTGCTACCTGCTGCTCGGGCAGGTGAAAATGTATCGCGCAAGGCACGAACAGTGAACGCATTTATTAGCACCCTTTTCCTTGTCTGCAGGCAGAAAATTCCATTAAAATTATCATGTTAGAAGTAAAACACATCTTGGGATGGATAAGATCTATTTTAAACTCCTTCATCAGTAAAAAGCCAGTAGGCATTTGAAATATTGTCACTTATTTAAATTCTGGAGCGGTATGAGAATCAAGACACAGTTCCTTACTCCCTCATTAAGGTAACTGGCAATATTTCCAAGCAATATAGTAGTGTTTGTTCTAATTGCCGCTTCTTCATCAACCTACATACACCACATATAGAAGAGCAAAAACTAAGAAGCAAATAAATAAGCCTGGACAAGAAGAATAAACTTTGCATTATGACACATGCCTGTTGCTTGAACAGATATTTCAAACACTATGAAGCAACGAATTAAAGCACAAAAAGGAAGACTAGCAGTTTTCCCTGTACGCTTCACACCTGTAGTTTAGAGAGATATTTCAACAAAGATCCCGATATCGTGCGATGTGAGAGCTGCAATAAATTTTGGAAATACATTAGTTAGCGTGATACTAGGAATTAACAGTAACACTATATGGAACTACTCAACCACTATGAAGCACGATATTGTTCACAGATGACCAATCTAAGAAACAATAAGCACTATAGCATAACATGTAAATGCTAAGAAATTTATCAGTGCATATAGAACATCAGTAATCAGACTTCCAGAAAGTCAAAACATAAGTACAGTGGCATGTTCTAGTTCAAGTATACAGTTAAGCGCAGCACAGCTAGGTCAACTTACTGGATATTTGTGCTTATATGCTAGAACAAAAGTGCAAGACCTATATGCAGGATGTACACACCTTAGGAGCCAAAACAAGCATAGATTTGAGTGTCAACTCCCGAAGAAAAGCAGATGTGTCAGAGAACCCAGTAGCCACATGAGCATAAACCTGATTAAAAGCTTTGTCAGGAAATTTGACCATCAAAGTGCAAAGAATTTCTTACTTATTAAGGGTGTCCCTTCAAGTAAGAATAATTCTGCTCTTGGAAAAAAAAATAAGCCATAATTCATCTAATACTTCCACACCTGCTCAACAACTTGTGCAGATAATGACTCCCCATATTGATCAATGTGCTGCAGAAGACCAACTCGGATAGCCCGATCATTGGAGGCAAAAAGTTTTATGATCGTAGGCAGTACCTATTATAGATGCACACGGTTCAAATTATAAGTTAAAACAGAAACGTAACACCAAAAAGATGGGATCACTGTGCTGGATGTAAAAAGTACATAATGTTGGGAAAAGGGAAAAGGGAAGAGCGAGAAAAAAGTTCAACCTTGACACTGAACTCATCTGTTGAAAGCCAAGAACCCATTTTCAACAGCGCCGTTAAAGCAGGAGCAGCAGCTGAACCAAATTCTAATGCAGAAGCCAGCAGAGGAAGTAACTGCAAAGAGAAGATATTATATTTCCTCTATTAAttaattcatttatttattttgagtaAATTTTTCTATTTGCTTTATTTAACAAACTCGAATTTTTTATGGAAGAAAAAAGGTCACCTTCTTCAGCACGATTTCTCGAGGAAGTTGCTCTGCTAGATTTGGAAGCTTACGGAAGAAAGTGTCCTTTTCTACACTATCCTTAAGATTAAGTATTTCCATGAATTGAATGGTCTCCACCAACTTATTGTGGAAATATTCTGCCAATGCATGATTAGCACCTTTAGTGGAGATCCAGTAAGTGAAAGATACATTGGACAGAGTAGAAATACTACCGCTTCAAGTCAGGTAAAAAGAGAAGAAACAAGACTAGATAATCCAGGGTGATAAACTGATAATTAGAAAACCCTAGAAGAGTAAAAGCAAGAATATGCCATGAAAAATGAGCAATGGAAGCACCACCAGATTAATAAGAGGGACTCAAGCATTAGCTCCACATAATGAATTCCACAAAGTGAGGTCAAAATGGCTTGATCTGATTCAGATAGATTAAAGTTCATAGAAGACATACAACCCTATGGAGGGTACAGAAAACTAGGGAACGTAAGATATACacaaggatatatatatatatataaaattatatatatgtatgacGAATGTCTAAGTTATAATTCAACTTTCATTTAGTTCTGCCAAAAGGCTACCTGTTTGATTCATCCTGATTCACCAAGCAAGAGGTGCATCAATATAAATTAATAAACTAGCATGCAACCAGGTATAAGATAAAGTTATAGAAGGCAAAGCCTTTGTGAGGGGTAAATATACCAAATTAGACTAGACCAGAAATTACAAAAGCAAAATACAGAAAATTGACATGATTATCTTCATTGGAGTAGACATCAATTGGAGGCTAAGACTGTCATGATTAGCATGTTACAGAATCCCGAATCATTCTGACATACGAATATATCACAATAAATAAAACTGGTTCATAAAAGCAACGAGAGATAATGACCTCTTCTTGTTCATGGGTTGTAGGAAGATAAGGAGGAAAAAGAAAATCGTAAAATAGTACAAAAAACACATTAAAAAAGCTTTGCCTGAATTATCCTAGATGAGCAATGATTAGCTATTTGTGGAGAGTAAAACCCACTTCAGCATCGAGTCCTTCGATTGAAACATGGACCACAGGCAGATGGTGATAAAATACATTTTCAAACATACATTGAGCTCATATCTGCTACTAGAAGACTAGAACTTATTGAAATTAATACCCACAATCACTAAATTCAATGAGAAAACAACAGTTTAACAGTAGAATATGAGATGAGTATTAATCATATGATGTACGGAGCTTGGACAGCTTGAGAACATAAATaagatacaaaaaataaaattgaacaaGAAATATTACCACTATTTTCAAGAAGCTTTGATGAATTCAACCTGCGAGCAGGCATAGAGCTCAAGAGACGCTGATAATCTGGAAGTAGAGACTGTGAGACAGGAAAATAAGCCAATTGCAAATGAAATGAATTTTTCAAAATGCACTGGAAGATAAGAAGAGTATAACCAGACAGGTGCTAAAGAGAAGAAATCAATCAATGAATTTTGCAGCACACCTTTGGAATAGAAGCAGTATTGCGCAGCTCCTCTGTTTTGCTCAACTTGGTACCAGAAAACAGTTCATAGATAAGACAGCCTAGCAATTTCACAGCATCAAAAGATTAATTTGCAGTTGAAAAAGAACATTTAAGAACTCTGGAGCATTTGATAGATAAGCGAAAAGCTCTCTTGTCCATTTTGCATCCAGAAAATGGTGACTCCATAATAAATACTCAAGCATCAGAACAATGATAATATCTAAGAAAGGTACAGCAGAAGCAATCATGTCATGAGCCGAGGAAATGCTGAATGTTTAAAGCATTTTAGTTTTTTCTACGCTCTTGGTAGCATGGTAAGGTTCATAACTGCAACCTATATTCCAATATCAGAAAAGTGGAACCTCAGAAAGTAGAGAGCCAAAACTTTTTAGTTTTATCATTCTATTACCATTCAATAATAATGACAATTAATCAGAAAATACTTGCCCAAACCCCAAGAATCTGTGGCCCAAGGTGGAGATTTTCTGATTGTCGTCCAATCAGACTTCAGCAGTTCCATTGATTTGTATTGTGCACCAATAAGCCAATCATATTGCTGCACACAAATAAACACAGAATGAACTTGAATTGCTGTGTGACAAcggaaaaaatgaaaacaacagTGAAGAATGAGATACTGAAGAATAGCATCAACCAATCAATCAACTGCACCTCAATCCCAAATCAGTTGACTCGACTGTATGAATCCTCTAAGGAAAATACAGTTATGCTAAAagaggaattaaaagaaaaactttcaagGATAATTAGTTCATCATGTGGTATGCTTGAAGAAACAGAAATTAGGTTTCTATTTATCCTATCTTTTCTTTCAATGCTATATGCAGAGATCCAATAAAATTTTTGAGTTGCCCACCCTGTGATTAAGAGTTAAAGACGAGGTTTGGTATGGCATAAAAAGTGAAAGGAATGTTGCAGTGAGTTAATTCAGAATCACAGTTTACCAGCATTGGTCCAACAGAAGATTCATTGTGTCCATCAAACTCAGAAAGTACATCAAAGGCGTGCAACTTCCAGTCCAGAGTTTGTGTGACAACAACACTAGCCAGACAAACATTCCCATGAACCTGCACTAGTAAAAATGCAACTCAAAATAATCCATCAAATATTCAAGTGATCCAGTAAAGTTTGCAAGCAGAAGATTAATTAAATGACCTCAAAAGCTACCAGTAAGAAAAAAGAAACAGATACATCAAATAAACACAATTAATATCGCCTAATCACTATGTCCAAAGGATCAAATCCAAGTCTAGTTTAATTAGATGAAGCTTTCACCACGGATGAAAGAATAATATTTCAGGCTTCATGAGGCCTTGAAGAGCTCTTCAGCATTTGGATGCATCAAGGAATGTATAATAAAGCTAAGGATCCAACTTGTATCATAACCTCAATGTACAGCGTAAATACTCAACATGGCTCAAGCATTTAGATATTCATAAGAAGCATCAATAAACAGATCCCTGCTGTAATATTTTACCTTTATCCTAATATCAGAACTTCCACTTTCTCAGAAAGTAGCTCCCATAGATGCACTCCTTCGATATAGGGAACGAATGAAATTTAATCAAAAGCATACTTACAAGTTTGCAATCGTTATTTAAGAAGCTCACAGCTTTGGCTATTCGATGCAACCCCCAGGCATAATATTCGTCCCTGCCGTCATCAAATAAGGTATAAATTAAAACATAAGTTCTGAAAACTACAGCATAGCTTCAAAGACAGGACGCTAAAGTAATATCTAGATACACCAAGGAATTGCAAAAGGAAGGAGAGCCCAGTAATTCAATTTGAGATATAGAAGAAATGACATTGATTGGAACTTTTAATGAATGTTTAATTTGTCATTGCCTCATTGTATCTTTTCTCTCCTACCATATTACTATTATGCCATGCCTAGGCCCAATCATCTCCCTTACTCATGCTACATAGTTCACAAACTGGATAGTAAATAATGGATGGTTTTCTGGGGAAAGGGCTAGATCTTATGGAGTAAGCCGGTGGAAGGGAGAGGTTAATCATATAATTCTGGCTTGAAAGACTCTTTCTACTTTCTAGACCTCAAATTGCAAGGTTCTTCTGAAgccttttttttatattttagtttGTGATTTTGCATCAGTTTTCTCTTCCTGCCGACCAGGTAATGTTAAGCTCAATTTTCTTAGTTGCCTAGTACCTTCAGCCTTCAAGAGCTGAAATTTTGTGACAATGGTTTAATTATTTGGCAAGATTCTGGTCGTGAATTACTAGAATTTGGTTTTTGAAACCAACAGTGTACCCACCCTTTCAACGTGTCCCTTCAAAAGAAAATAAGCAGAGCAAAAACAAGATAGATCAACATGATATGACATGGTAAAGAGATGCCCTTTCTTGAAAGAACCAATTTTCGAGGGGAGTGAGG
Proteins encoded:
- the LOC104229041 gene encoding uncharacterized protein isoform X2, yielding MFNFLKGVVSGSGTGLKDLPYNIGEPYSSAWGSWVHYRGTSKDDGTPVSIFALSGSNTNDGHLAAGRNGVKRLRTVRHPNILSFLHSTEAENFDGSTTKVTIYIVTEPVMPLSEKLKELGLKGTQRDEYYAWGLHRIAKAVSFLNNDCKLVHGNVCLASVVVTQTLDWKLHAFDVLSEFDGHNESSVGPMLQYDWLIGAQYKSMELLKSDWTTIRKSPPWATDSWGLGCLIYELFSGTKLSKTEELRNTASIPKSLLPDYQRLLSSMPARRLNSSKLLENSEYFHNKLVETIQFMEILNLKDSVEKDTFFRKLPNLAEQLPREIVLKKLLPLLASALEFGSAAAPALTALLKMGSWLSTDEFSVKVLPTIIKLFASNDRAIRVGLLQHIDQYGESLSAQVVEQVYAHVATGFSDTSAFLRELTLKSMLVLAPKLSHRTISGSLLKYLSKLQVDEEAAIRTNTTILLGNIASYLNEGTRKRVLINAFTVRALRDTFSPARAAGVMALCATSSYYDVTEIATRILPNIVVLTIDPDSDVQSNAFQAVDQFLQLVKQHHEKTSTGDTSTASMGTSSMPGNASLLGWAMSSLTLKGGKSSEQSPNAPASSTVPLTSAAPDASSNSSGITPIHVNSSNDMTDQPVPLSPTSTDGWGELENGIHEGHDNDKDGWDDIEPHEEPKPSPSLANIQAAQRRPVSQPKSQGLRGSITPKVTKNEDDDLWGSVPASAPAPRTSSQPSSSRASRPVDDDDPWGAIAAPAPSSKPLNVKKGGALDDNDPWAAIAAPVPTAKARPSIGRGRGNKPTVPKLGAQRINRTSSGM
- the LOC104229041 gene encoding uncharacterized protein isoform X1 → MFNFLKGVVSGSGTGLKDLPYNIGEPYSSAWGSWVHYRGTSKDDGTPVSIFALSGSNTNDGHLAAGRNGVKRLRTVRHPNILSFLHSTEAENFDGSTTKVTIYIVTEPVMPLSEKLKELGLKGTQRDEYYAWGLHRIAKAVSFLNNDCKLVHGNVCLASVVVTQTLDWKLHAFDVLSEFDGHNESSVGPMLQYDWLIGAQYKSMELLKSDWTTIRKSPPWATDSWGLGCLIYELFSGTKLSKTEELRNTASIPKSLLPDYQRLLSSMPARRLNSSKLLENSEYFHNKLVETIQFMEILNLKDSVEKDTFFRKLPNLAEQLPREIVLKKLLPLLASALEFGSAAAPALTALLKMGSWLSTDEFSVKVLPTIIKLFASNDRAIRVGLLQHIDQYGESLSAQVVEQVYAHVATGFSDTSAFLRELTLKSMLVLAPKLSHRTISGSLLKYLSKLQVDEEAAIRTNTTILLGNIASYLNEGTRKRVLINAFTVRALRDTFSPARAAGVMALCATSSYYDVTEIATRILPNIVVLTIDPDSDVQSNAFQAVDQFLQLVKQHHEKTSTGDTSTASMGTSSMPGNASLLGWAMSSLTLKGGKSSEQSPNAPASSTVPLTSAAPDASSNSSGITPIHVNSSNDMTDQPVPLSPTSTDGWGELENGIHEGHDNDKDGWDDIEPHEEPKPSPSLANIQAAQRRPVSQPKSQVTGLRGSITPKVTKNEDDDLWGSVPASAPAPRTSSQPSSSRASRPVDDDDPWGAIAAPAPSSKPLNVKKGGALDDNDPWAAIAAPVPTAKARPSIGRGRGNKPTVPKLGAQRINRTSSGM